A part of Paenibacillus donghaensis genomic DNA contains:
- a CDS encoding choline esterase yields the protein MKTYDAFPEPIGGYTVGRTQMDFEYTASDHSKRELTAFVYYPSDSSEGKTTSTYMFPEVYEMFNEQPLITAYLKGKDVFSIDIKTQCYDDLALSGKEKRYPVLFYVCGGGGSPEWGTVICTDLASMGYVVVSIGHQNSTMYKRKDGRLFNVSKDFSDVIMAFSEDPEMLALAGKMEMRPDDETAIEMCHNVLTLPILAKLTEYSELQAEDVRYVADYLYKLDSGELNSIFKGRLLLDIGMGIVGHSYGGPTTAIVCRDDDRFACGIGLDSGAFGLLDSDLKKPFLLLFCEPNYNMNAIIGANNSMETYYFSVDRVAHLDYCDIVFTSVNEELRGERDAMEMRNLVTDYTKNFFDHYLLQKAASVESLAYDGVDLIKKTSNK from the coding sequence ATGAAAACTTATGACGCATTTCCAGAACCAATTGGCGGCTATACTGTCGGTCGAACCCAGATGGATTTTGAGTACACGGCATCAGATCACTCAAAAAGAGAACTGACGGCGTTTGTGTACTATCCGTCCGACAGTAGCGAAGGGAAGACTACATCAACGTACATGTTTCCTGAAGTCTACGAAATGTTTAATGAGCAGCCACTTATCACTGCGTATCTTAAAGGGAAGGATGTTTTCTCTATAGATATCAAGACCCAGTGTTACGACGACCTTGCTCTCTCCGGGAAGGAAAAGCGCTATCCGGTGTTATTCTATGTTTGCGGCGGGGGCGGTTCTCCAGAATGGGGTACAGTGATCTGTACAGACTTGGCAAGCATGGGATATGTTGTGGTAAGCATCGGCCATCAGAATAGCACGATGTATAAGCGTAAAGATGGGCGCCTGTTTAATGTATCAAAGGATTTTTCGGATGTCATTATGGCGTTTTCTGAAGATCCGGAGATGCTGGCGTTGGCTGGTAAGATGGAGATGCGGCCTGACGATGAAACTGCCATTGAGATGTGCCATAACGTGCTTACACTGCCGATACTTGCCAAGTTAACAGAGTATAGTGAATTACAGGCAGAAGATGTAAGGTATGTAGCCGATTATCTTTACAAACTGGACTCTGGAGAGTTGAATTCCATCTTTAAGGGCAGATTGTTGCTTGACATCGGCATGGGCATAGTCGGACATTCTTATGGAGGGCCTACGACGGCGATTGTTTGCCGGGACGACGACCGGTTCGCCTGCGGGATTGGCTTGGATAGCGGTGCGTTCGGCCTTCTCGACAGCGACCTTAAGAAACCCTTCTTGCTACTGTTTTGTGAACCTAACTATAACATGAATGCGATAATTGGCGCTAACAATAGCATGGAAACCTATTATTTCTCTGTTGATCGTGTTGCGCATTTAGATTACTGCGACATCGTGTTTACCAGTGTTAATGAGGAACTCAGAGGCGAACGGGATGCTATGGAGATGCGAAATCTTGTTACAGACTATACGAAGAACTTTTTTGATCATTACTTACTGCAGAAGGCTGCAAGTGTGGAAAGTCTGGCATACGATGGCGTGGACTTGATCAAGAAGACCAGCAACAAGTGA
- the hflX gene encoding GTPase HflX, which translates to MAITTHETETDIQDRAILVSLVTDKIKRTGIDPELSLQELVQLAETAGVEVLDVLRQNKETPDSKWFIGKGKVEELRMAADGLGANTAIFDQELSGAQVRNLEEALDLKIIDRTQLILDIFAGRAKTREGIIQVELAQLSYLLPRLSGHGKNLSRLGGGIGTRGPGESKLETDRRHIRDRITELKRQLDEVIKTRELHRERRRKSGAVQVALVGYTNAGKSTLLKQLTDADVYIENQLFATLDPTSRVLQLIGGKEVVLTDTVGFIQNLPHDLVASFRATLEEVNEANLVLHVVDASSPMRQEQMDVVQAILQELGAAGKPQIVLFNKIDLCAPEQLDMLPSGNGFLKISAFNEEDLVRLNELISDELAGDTLVFRIPGDRGDISSLLYRVGEVLETNFDENDVLYEVRVNKEDYAKWSYMLAEFVDPS; encoded by the coding sequence ATGGCAATCACAACACATGAGACAGAGACGGATATTCAGGACCGGGCGATCCTGGTCAGTCTGGTAACCGACAAAATCAAACGCACCGGCATTGATCCCGAGCTGTCGCTGCAGGAGCTGGTTCAGCTGGCGGAGACGGCTGGTGTTGAAGTGCTCGACGTTCTGCGCCAGAACAAGGAAACCCCTGATTCCAAATGGTTTATCGGCAAAGGCAAGGTTGAGGAGCTGCGGATGGCCGCAGACGGCTTGGGGGCCAACACGGCGATCTTCGATCAGGAGCTGTCCGGAGCCCAGGTACGCAACCTGGAGGAAGCACTGGATCTCAAAATCATTGATAGAACCCAGCTTATTCTGGATATCTTCGCCGGACGCGCCAAGACACGCGAGGGCATCATTCAGGTAGAGCTGGCTCAGCTGTCCTATCTGCTGCCGCGCCTCTCCGGGCATGGCAAGAATCTGTCCCGGCTGGGCGGCGGCATTGGCACGCGGGGACCGGGGGAGAGCAAGCTGGAAACCGACCGCCGCCATATCCGTGACCGGATTACCGAGCTGAAACGTCAACTGGATGAGGTGATCAAGACCCGTGAGCTTCACCGGGAGCGCCGCCGCAAGAGCGGAGCTGTACAGGTTGCGCTTGTTGGCTATACCAATGCCGGCAAATCGACCCTGCTGAAGCAGCTTACGGATGCGGACGTCTACATCGAGAACCAGCTGTTCGCGACACTTGATCCTACGTCCCGTGTGCTGCAGCTGATCGGCGGCAAGGAGGTTGTGCTGACCGATACGGTAGGTTTTATCCAGAACCTGCCGCATGATCTGGTTGCTTCCTTCCGGGCGACCCTGGAGGAAGTAAATGAAGCGAATCTGGTGCTGCATGTGGTGGATGCTTCATCGCCGATGCGGCAGGAGCAGATGGATGTAGTGCAAGCCATTCTTCAGGAACTGGGTGCAGCGGGCAAGCCGCAAATTGTGCTGTTTAACAAAATCGATCTCTGTGCTCCCGAGCAGCTGGATATGCTGCCGTCGGGCAACGGGTTCCTGAAGATCAGCGCCTTCAATGAAGAGGATCTGGTTCGCCTCAATGAGCTGATCAGCGATGAACTGGCTGGAGATACTCTGGTGTTCCGCATTCCCGGTGACCGGGGGGATATTTCCTCACTGCTGTATAGAGTAGGGGAAGTGCTTGAAACCAACTTCGATGAGAACGATGTGCTCTACGAGGTGCGGGTTAACAAAGAGGATTATGCCAAGTGGAGTTATATGCTTGCAGAGTTTGTGGACCCGTCTTGA
- a CDS encoding HNH endonuclease translates to MNFNWVHWGDKMIKVERSEAPAKLTAEKVKELTEEYKKTEKNVWNQDYIKKALLDMSNNKCIFCECRLGEESKYIEVEHFHPKSKYPEEVVEWENLLPICKRCNGLKRDHDTKLEPIINPTLIDPRKHLTIKKFRFFSKDDLGKKTISVLCLNDSDRLFLPRVKIGDAISSILDSLGKWVDKIKFDHSVEDQNELISKMYNLLKSCQPNAEYSTICSYALFEDDNYYEIKNFMQQVKIWDEDLSRLETNCLNYSLIEYGHLKSTV, encoded by the coding sequence ATGAACTTCAATTGGGTTCATTGGGGTGATAAAATGATAAAAGTAGAGAGATCAGAAGCTCCAGCCAAATTGACAGCTGAAAAGGTTAAGGAATTAACTGAGGAATACAAAAAAACAGAAAAAAATGTTTGGAATCAAGATTACATCAAAAAAGCTTTATTAGATATGAGCAATAATAAGTGCATATTTTGTGAATGTCGTTTAGGAGAAGAAAGTAAATACATAGAAGTTGAGCATTTTCACCCGAAATCAAAATATCCCGAAGAGGTCGTAGAATGGGAAAATCTACTTCCAATTTGTAAAAGGTGTAATGGCTTGAAAAGAGACCATGATACTAAGTTAGAACCTATCATTAATCCAACTTTAATTGATCCTCGAAAGCATCTTACAATAAAAAAATTCCGCTTTTTCAGTAAAGATGATTTAGGGAAAAAAACTATAAGTGTCTTATGTTTAAATGATTCAGATCGTCTTTTCTTGCCTCGCGTAAAAATTGGTGATGCAATTTCTAGTATATTAGATAGTCTTGGAAAATGGGTTGATAAAATAAAATTTGATCATTCTGTTGAAGATCAAAACGAATTAATTAGCAAAATGTATAATCTATTAAAATCATGTCAACCTAATGCTGAATACAGCACTATTTGTTCTTATGCCCTATTCGAAGATGATAATTATTATGAGATTAAGAATTTTATGCAACAAGTTAAAATATGGGATGAAGACCTTAGTAGGTTAGAGACAAATTGTTTGAATTATTCTCTTATAGAATACGGACATCTTAAATCAACTGTTTAA
- a CDS encoding TetR/AcrR family transcriptional regulator has product MPKNTFFRLDEARREEISNSAMHLFVDNLYEDITMKMVLDSLSMHPGTFYRYFEDKDDLYCLLIRNVTQKRAAYFNNSNEDSLFRFFLTGLFGNVNGIVTEPLNELEIKLTETFLYIPENILLKIYLNVLKGESFPLIKDILRRMRVDGYLRPDIDDDLISFMFESMQFNLVMFFREFDIKDSKLQHKISKYFADFMGHGLLEDHKYSEIVSDIKKAKE; this is encoded by the coding sequence ATGCCAAAAAATACTTTCTTTCGTTTAGATGAAGCAAGGCGCGAGGAAATATCTAATAGCGCTATGCATCTTTTTGTTGATAATCTTTACGAGGATATAACTATGAAGATGGTTTTGGATAGTTTGTCCATGCACCCCGGAACATTTTATCGGTATTTTGAAGACAAAGATGACCTTTATTGTCTCTTAATACGTAATGTGACCCAGAAAAGAGCTGCGTATTTTAATAACAGTAATGAAGATTCCCTTTTCCGGTTTTTCCTTACTGGCTTATTTGGTAACGTTAATGGCATTGTGACCGAGCCACTGAATGAGTTGGAAATCAAACTCACTGAAACATTTTTATACATTCCTGAGAACATTTTGCTTAAAATATATCTGAATGTGCTAAAGGGCGAGTCATTCCCCTTGATCAAGGACATTTTACGCCGAATGAGGGTTGATGGATATCTCCGACCTGATATTGACGACGACCTGATTTCTTTTATGTTTGAGTCAATGCAGTTTAATTTAGTCATGTTTTTTAGGGAATTCGATATTAAGGACTCTAAGCTGCAACATAAGATTAGCAAGTACTTTGCTGACTTTATGGGTCATGGGCTGCTTGAAGATCATAAATATTCTGAAATTGTTAGCGATATCAAGAAAGCCAAGGAGTAG
- a CDS encoding DUF402 domain-containing protein, which translates to MKRKFGDRANWRRITRRHFACRYVESREFSGYITLYTIYGLKEPLWKSYGRHTYRIADKGYSWLQYFPKDSHYIVTAMFDERQNIIQWYIDTCKVQGVTDQGVPWFDDLYLDVVVLWNGEVFLLDEDELEEALERQDITESDYRLAWNTAKNLLGSIDAHAFPFFSLSLKHRAELFHHGEFRRK; encoded by the coding sequence ATGAAACGTAAATTCGGAGACCGGGCCAACTGGCGCCGGATTACGCGCCGCCATTTTGCCTGCCGCTATGTGGAGAGCCGGGAATTCAGCGGATATATTACGCTTTATACCATTTACGGGCTTAAGGAACCACTATGGAAGAGTTATGGCAGGCATACATATCGCATTGCGGACAAAGGTTATTCGTGGTTGCAGTATTTTCCCAAAGACAGTCATTATATTGTGACTGCCATGTTCGATGAACGGCAAAATATTATCCAGTGGTATATTGATACCTGCAAGGTGCAGGGGGTTACGGATCAGGGAGTGCCTTGGTTTGACGACTTATACCTAGACGTGGTTGTGTTGTGGAACGGAGAGGTTTTTCTGCTTGATGAGGATGAGCTTGAGGAAGCGCTGGAACGGCAAGACATCACCGAGAGCGATTACAGACTGGCCTGGAATACTGCCAAGAATCTGCTGGGCAGCATAGATGCTCATGCTTTTCCTTTCTTCTCCCTCTCCCTGAAGCATCGAGCCGAATTGTTTCATCATGGAGAATTCAGGAGGAAATAA
- a CDS encoding DUF7667 family protein has product MLPVHLRLAEIFHINMAGPLTLEEAKELQHCLRENARYCWDCLMIDNQSRLANAIQDHEWQLELQRKLEVLRLTGRVPKI; this is encoded by the coding sequence ATGTTGCCCGTACACTTACGCCTGGCGGAGATATTCCACATTAATATGGCCGGACCTCTAACACTAGAGGAGGCCAAGGAACTACAGCACTGCCTGCGGGAGAACGCCAGATATTGTTGGGACTGCCTGATGATCGATAACCAATCCAGGCTGGCGAATGCGATACAGGATCATGAGTGGCAGTTGGAGCTGCAGCGTAAGCTGGAGGTATTAAGATTGACCGGAAGGGTTCCGAAGATTTAA
- a CDS encoding AAA family ATPase yields the protein MNGRVAAASGRDDSRPSRQINVVLRSQEPVAAAPAAADSREALPKSTSHTGLFQELSQELDGLVGLDNIKELVFEIYALLQITQMRTEAGLASGGQAYHMVFKGNPGTGKTTVARIIAKLFQRMGVLTKGHLIEVERADLVGEYIGHTAQKTRDLVKKAFGGILFIDEAYSLARGGEKDFGKEAIDTLVKSMEDHRSQFVLILAGYSGEIDYFLMSNPGLPSRFPIQVEFPDYTIDQLLQIAEIMAKERDYILMPQAILKLKQHLVAEKSESLHAFSNARYVRNGIEKAVRAQAVRLLNQYESVSPGKQELMTLRTEDFKL from the coding sequence ATGAATGGACGCGTAGCGGCGGCAAGCGGGCGGGACGATAGCAGACCGTCCAGACAGATTAATGTAGTTCTGCGCAGTCAGGAGCCTGTTGCTGCTGCTCCTGCGGCAGCGGACAGCCGAGAAGCGCTGCCCAAAAGCACTAGCCACACCGGCTTATTTCAAGAGCTTAGTCAGGAACTGGACGGACTGGTGGGCCTCGATAATATTAAAGAGCTGGTATTTGAAATTTATGCCCTGCTGCAGATCACCCAGATGAGGACCGAGGCGGGACTTGCCAGTGGAGGCCAGGCCTATCATATGGTCTTCAAGGGCAATCCGGGTACCGGAAAAACGACGGTGGCGCGGATAATCGCCAAGCTTTTTCAGCGGATGGGCGTGCTGACCAAAGGCCACTTAATTGAAGTGGAAAGAGCTGATCTGGTAGGTGAATACATCGGGCATACGGCACAGAAGACGCGTGATTTGGTTAAGAAGGCATTTGGCGGCATTCTTTTTATTGATGAGGCTTATAGTCTTGCCCGCGGCGGAGAGAAGGATTTCGGCAAGGAAGCGATTGATACGCTGGTGAAATCGATGGAGGATCATCGCAGCCAATTTGTGCTGATTCTGGCCGGGTATTCCGGGGAGATTGATTATTTTCTGATGAGTAATCCCGGTCTGCCCTCCCGTTTCCCGATCCAGGTTGAATTTCCCGACTATACGATTGACCAGCTGCTGCAGATTGCCGAGATCATGGCGAAGGAACGCGACTATATTCTGATGCCGCAGGCCATACTCAAACTGAAGCAGCATCTGGTGGCTGAGAAGTCGGAGAGTCTGCATGCCTTCAGCAATGCGCGGTATGTCCGCAATGGCATAGAGAAGGCCGTGCGCGCGCAGGCGGTGCGGCTGCTGAATCAATATGAGAGTGTAAGTCCAGGCAAGCAGGAGCTAATGACGCTGCGGACAGAGGATTTTAAATTATAA
- a CDS encoding helix-turn-helix domain-containing protein: protein MIISHVKEIMDRQQKTIRGFAAETGLAINTVSGLYHDTSKRLDVETLNKLCKHLKVSTGELIEYIEDKDAPPE, encoded by the coding sequence GTGATCATCAGCCATGTTAAAGAGATTATGGATCGGCAGCAGAAGACTATCCGAGGATTTGCGGCAGAGACGGGCCTTGCGATTAATACGGTGTCTGGTTTATATCATGACACATCGAAGCGTTTGGATGTGGAGACGCTAAACAAGCTGTGTAAGCACCTCAAGGTCAGCACCGGAGAACTCATTGAGTACATAGAAGACAAAGATGCCCCGCCAGAATAA
- a CDS encoding YdcF family protein has product MEWFVYGRGGSSPIRIVSKKRRFWSKRTLFTGLVILLLAGLLWCAYAFVMINRAETSNPLQKADTGIILGMSMWGDEPSPGLKERLDYGLKLYKEGKFASFIVSGGLDQPDLKYTEGEGMRNYLVAQGVPESSIYVENKATSTYENLRFSKDIMNRESFQSALIITHTYHGRRSLEIAEELGYLRPQLGLTESTVMSMAKHKSREVLAYTKWKLQQLFL; this is encoded by the coding sequence ATGGAATGGTTTGTATACGGACGGGGAGGCTCCTCCCCGATTCGAATCGTGTCCAAGAAACGCCGCTTTTGGTCCAAACGCACTTTGTTTACCGGGCTGGTGATCCTGCTGCTGGCTGGCCTGCTCTGGTGCGCCTATGCATTTGTAATGATCAACCGCGCGGAAACCAGCAACCCACTGCAGAAAGCCGACACAGGTATAATCCTGGGTATGTCAATGTGGGGGGATGAACCGAGCCCCGGGTTGAAGGAGAGATTGGATTATGGCCTCAAGCTGTATAAGGAAGGCAAATTTGCCAGCTTTATTGTAAGCGGAGGATTGGATCAGCCGGATTTGAAATACACCGAAGGTGAGGGAATGCGTAATTACCTGGTCGCTCAGGGTGTGCCGGAATCCTCTATTTATGTGGAGAACAAGGCTACCAGTACATACGAGAATCTGCGGTTCAGCAAAGATATTATGAACCGTGAAAGTTTTCAATCAGCCTTGATTATTACACACACCTACCATGGACGGCGCTCGCTGGAGATTGCCGAAGAGCTGGGCTACCTGCGGCCACAGCTGGGTCTGACTGAATCTACGGTCATGTCGATGGCCAAACACAAGTCACGCGAGGTGCTGGCCTACACCAAATGGAAGCTGCAGCAGCTGTTTCTGTGA
- a CDS encoding AAA family ATPase, producing the protein MKIQNILIKDIGGIKELNLEFNSGLNLICGMNGVGKTTVLECIINTFSTYLSGSLKRSSRAESGSWQISIDGTTSTYSLQKFSPFEDDYNHSSLSIKSKSIVYVKEQRSIPYRRTNIVPDEVRDDNTYASYIVGGVQSETIKTWFINRAAFISQGRFTEAEVHNFEIAKSFFSLLDSDVEYSHIAHDTIDIIIKTTRGEVYLEYLSSGFKSCVYIVLGIIKEIEFNFKNPNVKVDEFEGVILIDEADAHLHPYWQGVFITVLKKVFKNAQIILTTHSPHMIQEANSEELIPLGIGSDGEVCLMNVIQNEYGFKGWTIEEILEDVMGLKETQSNDYLIIKDQFEKALDNVDIYAAKKSYEILKKMLHPRSPMRKVYELQLGSLG; encoded by the coding sequence ATGAAAATCCAAAATATTTTGATAAAAGATATTGGTGGTATAAAAGAATTAAATCTGGAATTCAATTCAGGACTGAACTTAATTTGTGGGATGAATGGGGTAGGCAAAACAACAGTTTTAGAATGCATAATTAATACCTTCTCGACATATCTTTCGGGTTCATTAAAGAGAAGCTCTAGAGCTGAAAGCGGAAGTTGGCAAATATCAATAGATGGTACTACCTCCACCTACTCTCTGCAGAAATTTTCACCTTTTGAGGATGATTATAATCACTCATCTCTTTCAATTAAAAGTAAAAGTATTGTATATGTAAAGGAACAAAGGAGCATTCCTTATCGGCGAACAAATATCGTACCTGATGAAGTAAGAGATGACAACACATATGCTAGTTATATTGTTGGTGGTGTACAATCAGAGACTATTAAAACATGGTTTATTAACCGTGCTGCATTCATTAGTCAAGGAAGATTCACAGAAGCGGAAGTACATAACTTTGAAATTGCTAAGAGTTTTTTTTCATTGTTGGATTCTGATGTGGAATATTCTCATATTGCTCATGACACCATTGATATTATTATTAAAACAACCAGAGGAGAAGTATATCTTGAGTATTTATCATCAGGATTTAAATCTTGTGTTTATATAGTCTTAGGTATAATTAAAGAAATAGAGTTTAACTTTAAAAATCCGAATGTTAAAGTAGACGAATTTGAAGGTGTCATTTTAATTGATGAAGCCGACGCGCATTTGCACCCTTATTGGCAAGGTGTGTTTATAACTGTTTTGAAAAAAGTTTTCAAAAATGCACAAATCATTCTAACAACTCATAGTCCACATATGATTCAAGAAGCAAATTCGGAGGAATTAATACCTCTAGGTATAGGCTCTGATGGAGAAGTGTGTTTAATGAATGTTATTCAAAATGAGTATGGCTTTAAAGGGTGGACTATTGAGGAGATACTTGAGGATGTAATGGGTTTGAAAGAGACCCAGTCAAATGACTATTTAATAATTAAAGATCAATTTGAAAAGGCTTTGGATAATGTGGACATTTATGCTGCAAAAAAGAGTTATGAAATTTTAAAAAAAATGTTGCACCCAAGAAGTCCAATGAGAAAAGTATATGAACTTCAATTGGGTTCATTGGGGTGA
- a CDS encoding PBP1A family penicillin-binding protein has translation MARDEMSRTNRNRDRETSTTKPKPTSKKKKKFLSKKRVLWTLFFSTALAIFCALGGYLFIMLNGEKLLLENGDKLTINPTTKVYDRNANLIGELSLEKSDPVDRADIPDLLVNAFIATEDKRFREHSGVDLWAIGRAAVKDIAARSMVEGGSTITQQLAKNIFLTRDKTFFRKATEVSIAVALENDRTKDDIITMYLNRINFGGTIYGIKAASIRYFGESDLNKLDLWEMATLAAMPKGPSRYNPLRNPELSKERRAIVLQLMAEQGYITQQEREEAAVVDYNYKPPESKQRYQAFIDYAIDEAEAKFGLSEEDLNIGGYKIYTTMDKHAQQTVEDAFADSDNFEKSVDDELVQGSMTIINQENGSIVALMGGRNYEKKGYSRVDGSRRSPGSAFKPIVSYAPALETGNFSMNSTLSNEKQCFGKYCPNNLHGYSSSISMSDAIQKSENIPAVWLLNEIGVNTGFQFAKKLGIGLADEDKNLSLALGGMSKGTNTLEMAQAYSSFANGGEMREAYAIKSIADKDDETVYKANTKPERVMSEDTAYQMTEMMQKVVQDGTGKKAKINRPVAGKTGTTQSGYSGNSANRDVWFVGYTPEWTAAVWMGYDKPSREHLLKNSSPLAAAFWGKVIEEALRDVPAKSFPQLENTSTPEPEPSATTEPVEAVGGLSVQYDEATLTVNLSWQAVPAADAEYRIFRRESAEADYSQLMTTNLTTAGDISAMPGMSYEYYVIAYYPEQAVESGPSDTVSVVIPDELGTPEPEPTIDPNLPTPNPDEGGGTDNPGNNGGNNGGNSNNGGQNGNNGNSGNPGTPPENPGTPGGPNSGGPEQPAATPPPATAVPEATIAPVDPGAVPTPDAAAALPSEEPIIQ, from the coding sequence ATGGCCAGAGACGAAATGTCACGGACGAACCGCAACAGAGACAGAGAGACGTCCACCACTAAACCGAAACCAACTAGCAAAAAGAAAAAGAAATTTCTATCCAAGAAGCGGGTATTATGGACTTTGTTTTTTTCCACGGCACTGGCGATTTTCTGTGCGCTGGGCGGCTATCTGTTTATTATGCTGAACGGTGAGAAGCTGCTGCTTGAGAACGGAGACAAGCTGACGATTAACCCGACTACGAAGGTGTATGACCGCAATGCCAATCTGATCGGCGAGCTGTCGCTGGAGAAAAGCGATCCGGTGGACCGTGCCGATATCCCCGATCTACTGGTAAATGCTTTTATTGCCACGGAGGACAAACGTTTCAGGGAACACAGCGGCGTGGATTTATGGGCCATTGGCCGTGCAGCCGTGAAGGATATTGCCGCCCGCAGTATGGTGGAAGGCGGAAGCACGATCACCCAGCAGCTGGCGAAGAATATCTTCCTTACCCGTGACAAAACGTTCTTCCGCAAAGCGACCGAGGTTTCCATTGCCGTAGCGCTGGAGAATGATCGTACAAAAGACGATATCATTACGATGTATTTGAACCGGATTAACTTCGGCGGCACGATTTATGGCATCAAGGCCGCGTCGATCCGTTATTTTGGCGAAAGTGATCTGAATAAACTGGATCTATGGGAAATGGCTACGCTGGCGGCGATGCCAAAGGGACCTTCCCGCTATAATCCGCTGCGCAACCCGGAGCTGTCCAAGGAACGCCGCGCCATTGTGCTTCAACTGATGGCGGAGCAGGGTTATATCACCCAGCAGGAACGCGAAGAAGCCGCAGTGGTAGATTACAACTACAAGCCACCGGAGAGCAAGCAGCGCTACCAGGCTTTTATCGACTATGCGATCGATGAAGCGGAAGCCAAATTCGGCTTGTCCGAGGAAGATCTGAATATTGGCGGCTATAAGATTTATACCACGATGGATAAGCATGCCCAGCAGACGGTGGAGGATGCTTTTGCCGACAGTGACAATTTCGAGAAAAGCGTCGATGATGAGCTGGTGCAAGGCTCGATGACGATCATCAACCAGGAGAATGGCAGCATCGTCGCCCTGATGGGCGGACGAAACTATGAGAAGAAGGGCTATAGCCGTGTGGACGGCAGCCGCCGTTCTCCGGGTTCTGCGTTCAAGCCGATTGTGTCCTATGCTCCAGCACTGGAGACTGGCAATTTCTCGATGAACTCTACCCTGAGCAATGAGAAGCAATGCTTCGGCAAATATTGTCCGAACAATCTGCATGGCTATTCTTCCTCGATCAGCATGAGCGACGCCATTCAGAAATCGGAGAATATTCCGGCGGTCTGGCTGCTGAACGAAATTGGTGTCAACACCGGATTCCAGTTCGCCAAGAAGCTGGGTATCGGTCTGGCCGATGAAGACAAGAATCTGTCGCTGGCCCTGGGCGGGATGAGCAAAGGTACCAATACTCTTGAGATGGCCCAGGCCTATAGCTCATTTGCCAACGGAGGCGAAATGCGCGAGGCGTATGCGATTAAATCGATCGCCGATAAAGACGACGAGACGGTGTACAAGGCCAATACCAAGCCTGAACGAGTAATGTCTGAGGACACCGCGTATCAGATGACGGAAATGATGCAGAAGGTTGTGCAGGACGGTACAGGTAAAAAAGCCAAAATCAACCGTCCGGTAGCCGGTAAAACCGGCACCACCCAAAGCGGATACTCCGGAAACAGTGCGAACCGCGATGTTTGGTTTGTAGGCTATACGCCTGAATGGACAGCAGCGGTCTGGATGGGCTACGACAAGCCAAGCCGCGAGCATCTGCTGAAGAACAGCAGCCCACTGGCTGCGGCGTTCTGGGGCAAGGTTATTGAGGAGGCGCTCAGAGACGTGCCGGCCAAGTCCTTCCCGCAGCTGGAGAACACATCTACGCCTGAACCTGAACCCTCTGCAACGACCGAACCGGTGGAGGCAGTTGGAGGGTTGTCCGTGCAGTATGATGAAGCTACCCTGACCGTCAATCTGAGCTGGCAGGCTGTGCCTGCGGCGGATGCGGAATACCGCATCTTCCGCCGGGAGTCCGCTGAAGCGGATTACAGTCAGCTGATGACAACCAATTTAACTACTGCAGGCGATATCAGCGCCATGCCGGGAATGAGCTATGAATATTATGTCATCGCCTATTATCCTGAGCAGGCTGTAGAGAGCGGGCCTTCGGACACGGTATCCGTGGTTATTCCGGATGAGCTTGGTACGCCAGAGCCAGAGCCTACGATAGATCCGAATCTACCTACACCGAACCCAGATGAGGGTGGCGGAACGGACAATCCCGGCAATAATGGAGGGAATAACGGCGGCAACAGCAATAATGGCGGCCAGAATGGCAATAATGGCAATTCCGGAAATCCGGGCACACCACCGGAGAACCCGGGTACGCCGGGAGGGCCGAATTCAGGAGGTCCGGAGCAGCCGGCCGCAACGCCGCCTCCGGCAACCGCAGTGCCTGAAGCCACCATTGCTCCGGTGGACCCGGGTGCTGTTCCTACCCCGGATGCAGCAGCGGCCCTGCCGAGTGAAGAGCCGATTATTCAGTAA
- the hfq gene encoding RNA chaperone Hfq — protein sequence MNKSINIQDTFLNQLRKENIPATVYLTNGFQIRGIIKAFDNFTIVIDSDGRQQMVYKHAISTFTPQRSVSLMQDNGGSEE from the coding sequence ATGAACAAGTCCATTAACATCCAAGATACGTTCTTGAACCAACTGCGCAAAGAGAATATCCCTGCTACAGTATATTTGACCAACGGCTTTCAGATCCGGGGGATTATTAAAGCGTTTGACAATTTCACCATCGTCATTGACAGTGACGGACGCCAGCAGATGGTGTACAAGCATGCGATTTCCACCTTCACTCCGCAGCGCAGTGTATCACTGATGCAGGATAACGGCGGAAGCGAAGAATAA